One segment of Acidianus sp. HS-5 DNA contains the following:
- a CDS encoding phosphoribosyltransferase family protein yields MIKVTKDKEIRNRLLAIDILRELKNSYTYKELSEIFGIQETLICRYVNGNTVPSDLQSMEIVSKIKNKEFLLKFFKNKIKVLEDGYIDSSQLLLYPNLLKLILELYLTKIIHQDNVDKIFSIATNGVPFATVVSLILDKPLLIAKKHKDSINLEYYEESLKETDSVVNNIYLRKDLIKKNDKILIVDDVIKSGKTISSSIKLLQKANVRVVGILVIVGNLNNIKYLKDENIQVIFNI; encoded by the coding sequence ATGATTAAAGTTACTAAAGATAAAGAGATTAGAAATAGATTATTAGCTATTGATATACTTAGGGAACTTAAAAATTCATACACATATAAAGAGCTTTCAGAAATATTTGGAATTCAAGAAACACTTATTTGTAGATATGTAAACGGGAATACTGTACCTAGTGACTTACAGAGCATGGAAATAGTTTCAAAAATTAAAAATAAGGAATTTCTATTGAAATTTTTCAAAAATAAAATTAAAGTTCTAGAAGACGGCTATATAGATTCTTCACAATTATTACTTTATCCGAATTTATTAAAATTAATTTTAGAACTTTATCTCACAAAAATAATACATCAAGATAATGTAGATAAGATCTTTAGTATAGCCACAAACGGAGTACCTTTCGCTACTGTTGTGTCTCTAATATTAGATAAGCCTCTATTGATAGCAAAAAAACATAAAGATTCTATCAATTTAGAATATTATGAAGAAAGTCTGAAAGAAACTGATAGTGTTGTTAATAACATATATTTAAGAAAGGATTTGATAAAGAAAAACGATAAGATATTAATAGTAGATGATGTTATTAAGTCAGGCAAAACTATAAGCTCTTCTATAAAGCTTCTTCAAAAAGCCAATGTTAGAGTAGTAGGAATATTAGTTATAGTAGGTAATTTGAATAATATAAAGTATCTTAAAGATGAGAATATTCAAGTGATATTCAACATATGA
- a CDS encoding MBL fold metallo-hydrolase has translation MTFAYLGNGVYTLNNGIYIINTENDFFIIDTTEDIGNSEIMDILEITKGKRPRYIILTSCCKSVSGGAWYIYQTLGIKIIAHYPDSISIRHGECNNLSYTPVNVSLELKGYVNCIDNIKIINSKVPTNGSIIVKWKNFLFVGNNKTLSPYGNEVKYVCGINGCIKVQ, from the coding sequence ATGACGTTCGCATACCTAGGAAACGGAGTATATACTCTTAATAATGGAATATATATTATAAATACTGAAAACGATTTTTTCATAATAGATACTACTGAGGACATAGGAAATTCCGAGATAATGGATATCCTAGAAATAACAAAAGGTAAAAGACCTAGATATATTATCTTAACCAGTTGTTGTAAATCAGTTAGTGGAGGGGCATGGTATATTTACCAGACGCTAGGGATAAAGATAATTGCACACTATCCAGATTCAATCAGCATAAGACACGGAGAATGCAATAATCTTAGTTATACTCCAGTAAATGTTTCATTGGAGCTTAAAGGATATGTGAATTGTATTGACAATATAAAAATAATTAATTCTAAGGTTCCTACAAATGGTTCAATAATAGTTAAATGGAAGAATTTCCTTTTTGTAGGAAATAACAAGACACTCTCCCCATATGGCAATGAAGTTAAATACGTATGCGGAATTAATGGATGTATAAAGGTGCAATAA
- a CDS encoding 2,5-diamino-6-(ribosylamino)-4(3H)-pyrimidinone 5'-phosphate reductase — MYIIIFSTITIDGKLASKDYYSQLSCKYDKLRQHILRSEVDAIMVGGNTVRVDNPSLTLKYTNGKNPIRVIVSNSLNFDISYRIFNTLPQTMIYTSTSANVEIENKLKEKGVIIRRLNNINMCNIMSDLECNFNVHKIMVEGGGKLIWSIIKENCFNELRVTISPRIFGNGVSLANGEGFLGKESPKLKLKDVKICECGEEVHLIYRNHTIKK, encoded by the coding sequence ATGTATATAATAATTTTCTCAACTATAACGATAGATGGAAAATTAGCATCAAAAGATTACTATAGTCAATTAAGTTGCAAATACGACAAATTACGACAACATATTCTTAGATCAGAAGTTGACGCTATAATGGTGGGAGGAAATACCGTACGTGTAGACAACCCTTCTCTAACTCTAAAATATACCAACGGTAAAAATCCTATTAGAGTAATAGTTTCCAATAGCCTAAATTTTGATATAAGCTATAGAATATTCAATACGCTACCACAGACTATGATATACACGTCTACTTCTGCAAATGTGGAAATTGAAAATAAATTGAAAGAAAAAGGAGTTATTATACGAAGGCTAAATAATATTAATATGTGCAATATCATGTCAGATCTAGAATGCAATTTCAATGTCCATAAGATCATGGTAGAAGGCGGAGGAAAATTAATATGGAGCATAATTAAGGAGAACTGTTTTAATGAACTAAGAGTTACAATATCTCCAAGAATATTTGGTAACGGTGTAAGTTTAGCAAACGGTGAAGGTTTCCTAGGTAAAGAGTCCCCAAAACTAAAATTAAAAGATGTAAAAATTTGCGAGTGCGGAGAAGAAGTTCACCTAATATATAGAAATCACACGATAAAAAAATAA
- the tes gene encoding tetraether lipid synthase Tes, with the protein MAQVETQKKDGGFRLLPAPSKYEDGVVKFGDREIKIGGPLPKLAENEKLIRVTHSLCPVCYRLLPATIFEKDEKMYIRKVCPEHGEFEDLYYGDVGMYYKFDYWEYEGKGPKVPYVDLKSPCPFNCGLCPMHHQHSALVNLVITNRCDQACWYCFFFAEKAGYVFEPTLEQIKFMVDQLKRQDITLVIQVTGGEPTLREDLVEITRLLRESGVKHVQLNTWGGTFAKLYMEDPDKAIKYATQLREAGVNTIYMSFDGTNRRTNPKNHWEIPYTLEVFRRAGMTSVVLVPTVIKTTNDNDLGNIIRFAAENIDVVRAINFQPVSLTGMMKRNMRSRFRITIPEIIKDIEDQTDGEITRDSWYPIGTSVVFSRLVEALTGKEQFEMANHPSCGAGTYVFVEWKEGKPHFIPLSKFIDLEGLLEYFKEKSEELKEGGNKYWVGLKILYNIRKFIDKEKGPKDFDVYKMLYSVIVNHNYEALGEWHYRTLFLGTMHFMDLYNYDIQRVMRCDIHYVTPDGRVIPFCTYNVLNDLYRDKILKEYQIPLDEWVKIHGENSIGDEVKYKRVVSNLEKGEIYKSTYKDFV; encoded by the coding sequence ATGGCACAAGTAGAGACTCAGAAGAAAGACGGAGGTTTTAGATTACTTCCAGCTCCTTCAAAATATGAGGATGGAGTAGTAAAATTTGGAGATAGAGAGATAAAAATTGGCGGTCCGTTACCTAAACTAGCGGAAAATGAGAAACTAATAAGAGTTACTCACTCTTTATGTCCAGTCTGTTATAGGCTATTGCCTGCAACCATATTTGAAAAAGACGAGAAAATGTACATAAGAAAAGTATGTCCTGAACATGGAGAATTTGAAGACTTATACTATGGAGACGTAGGAATGTATTATAAATTCGATTACTGGGAATATGAAGGCAAAGGACCTAAAGTACCTTATGTAGATTTGAAATCTCCTTGTCCATTTAACTGTGGGCTATGTCCAATGCATCATCAGCATTCAGCTTTAGTTAATTTAGTTATAACTAATAGATGCGATCAAGCTTGTTGGTATTGTTTCTTCTTTGCCGAGAAGGCAGGATACGTATTCGAACCAACATTAGAGCAGATAAAATTCATGGTTGACCAACTTAAGAGGCAAGATATTACTTTAGTTATACAAGTAACTGGTGGAGAACCTACATTAAGAGAAGACCTAGTAGAAATTACGAGGCTATTGAGAGAGTCAGGAGTTAAACATGTTCAGTTAAACACTTGGGGTGGTACATTCGCTAAACTTTACATGGAAGATCCAGATAAGGCTATTAAATATGCAACACAATTGAGAGAAGCAGGAGTTAATACTATATACATGAGTTTTGATGGAACAAATAGGAGGACTAATCCTAAAAACCACTGGGAAATTCCATATACTTTAGAAGTATTTAGAAGAGCAGGAATGACAAGCGTAGTTTTAGTACCTACAGTGATTAAGACTACCAATGATAACGATCTAGGCAATATTATAAGGTTTGCTGCGGAGAATATTGACGTTGTAAGAGCAATAAACTTCCAGCCTGTAAGCTTAACTGGAATGATGAAGAGAAATATGAGATCTAGATTCAGGATAACGATTCCAGAAATTATTAAAGATATAGAAGATCAAACTGACGGAGAAATTACAAGAGATAGCTGGTATCCTATAGGAACTTCAGTAGTATTCTCTAGGTTAGTAGAAGCATTAACAGGAAAGGAACAATTTGAAATGGCCAATCATCCAAGTTGTGGTGCAGGAACTTACGTATTTGTTGAGTGGAAGGAAGGTAAACCTCACTTCATACCATTATCAAAGTTTATAGATTTAGAGGGACTTTTAGAATACTTTAAAGAAAAATCTGAGGAATTAAAAGAAGGAGGAAATAAATACTGGGTAGGCTTGAAGATCTTGTACAACATTAGGAAGTTTATCGATAAAGAGAAAGGTCCTAAAGACTTCGACGTCTATAAGATGTTGTATAGCGTTATAGTTAATCATAACTACGAAGCTCTAGGAGAATGGCACTATAGGACATTATTCCTAGGTACAATGCACTTCATGGATCTGTATAATTATGATATACAAAGAGTGATGAGGTGTGATATACATTACGTAACTCCAGATGGCCGTGTAATTCCATTCTGCACCTATAACGTACTAAATGACTTATACAGAGACAAGATATTAAAAGAGTATCAAATACCTCTAGATGAATGGGTAAAGATACACGGAGAGAACAGTATTGGAGATGAAGTAAAGTATAAGAGAGTAGTGAGCAACCTAGAGAAAGGAGAAATATATAAAAGTACATATAAGGATTTCGTGTAA